A DNA window from Aquarana catesbeiana isolate 2022-GZ linkage group LG01, ASM4218655v1, whole genome shotgun sequence contains the following coding sequences:
- the LOC141104737 gene encoding uncharacterized protein produces the protein MSMLRNYSNTDLDDAPHTLRSDLCSQGISIPRPSHHSLSRISNALEISQSPTRAFIHEPCNSQCSVSDTQTPCTNIICNESSCCKPVPSELPSNLRTTNPEKYPQSSVHLCLTSKRNEEEVSEDKNTDGQSYVHSSQTFPDPQNSNLPERMHELSLGVTIHKSNPFSEQESHLSNIFSSPDVLPSPSVRSSPSVNSSDQFFSFVIFHAPEDQEIASRVCNVLEHHVVGKGTTFCEGFETPGVNPLMCLENAVENSAYIVLLLTNAFLKATWGGFQSATVMMNSIENADKLGSVIPFYPKLNKPDGKIPMWIKNLIPLDESSIIFETKVRNTFKEEVIRKQNKLWEGKVRRTRSDFQQPQNISLQWSMSDATTVLPQQTQPQFAVFHGQTPVIQISHAGNVQIGNQNNMNIQFSPNEPQMDWDTNLYHDAGNETPN, from the coding sequence ATGAGTATGTTGAGAAATTACTCAAACACAGATCTTGATGATGCCCCACATACTTTACGCTCAGATCTATGCAGTCAAGGGATTTCAATACCAAGACCTTCACACCATTCTTTGTCTCGTATATCCAATGCCTTGGAAATTAGCCAGTCACCTACCAGAGCTTTCATTCATGAGCCATGCAATAGCCAGTGCTCTGTGTCGGACACACAGACACCTTGTACAAATATTATTTGTAATGAAAGTTCATGCTGCAAGCCTGTTCCTTCAGAACTCCCTAGCAATCTCCGTACCACCAATCCAGAGAAATATCCGCAGTCTTCTGTTCATTTGTGTTTAACAAGCAAGAGAAATGAGGAGGAAGTCTCAGAAGACAAGAACACTGATGGACAAAGTTATGTGCATAGTTCTCAAACATTTCCTGATCCACAGAATTCAAACCTTCCAGAACGAATGCATGAATTATCTCTTGGAGTAACTATTCATAAAAGCAACCCCTTTTCTGAGCAAGAATCACATTTATCTAACATATTTTCTAGTCCTGATGTGCTTCCATCTCCTTCTGTAAGATCTTCCCCTTCTGTTAATTCTTCAGACCAGTTTTTCAGTTTTGTCATTTTTCATGCCCCTGAAGACCAGGAGATAGCTAGCAGGGTTTGTAATGTTTTAGAACACCATGTGGTTGGGAAAGGTACAACTTTTTGTGAGGGGTTTGAAACTCCAGGAGTTAATCCTTTAATGTGTCTTGAAAATGCAGTGGAAAACAGTGCGTATATTGTACTTTTGCTCACTAATGCTTTTTTGAAAGCCACGTGGGGTGGCTTTCAGAGTGCTACAGTAATGATGAATTCTATAGAAAATGCTGACAAATTGGGGAGTGTCATTCCTTTTTATCCTAAATTAAATAAACCAGATGGTAAGATTCCAATGTGGATAAAAAACCTGATTCCCTTGGATGAAAGCTCTATTATCTTTGAAACTAAAGTGCGTAACACATTCAAGGAGGAAGTAATTAGGAAACAGAATAAATTGTGGGAAGGAAAAGTGAGAAGAACTAGATCAGATTTTCAACAACCACAAAATATTTCCCTACAATGGTCGATGAGTGATGCCACTACTGTGTTGCCACAACAAACCCAACCTCAATTTGCTGTATTTCATGGACAGACTCCAGTTATTCAGATCAGCCATGCCGGGAATGTGCAGATAGGGAATCAAAACAACATGAACATACAGTTTTCACCAAATGAGCCACAAATGGATTGGGATACCAACCTGTATCACGATGCTGGGAATGAAACTCCAAATTGA